A single region of the Undibacterium piscinae genome encodes:
- a CDS encoding SEL1-like repeat protein — protein MMRIRLIRFFHTKIIKLDEGKIYFALLPQCLCGRQARLTGFSSYASALNGWTQDALYGDTRACVGVAEIYLRGLGVKSNPKQAAEWYRKAATLGDASAQYQLASMYQQGQGVSPNDEMAVEWYLKAAEQGLPGAQYQLGLHYYDGFGVTQSYLKAAEWLNKAAQQGDPKAQYRAGILYKNAQGGPQDLKQAKDLFLLAANQGDTDAQLELARLYASNKGQTADCEPALGWYRKAAQHCNINAQYELAILYKSGTCASKDLPRALIWLQRAADQGHARAQYSLSGMYQHGLGVKTDQVTALKWALLAHKNGATKPDATLVSNKKISAKEHKKLKKEIELWQPKKSKCARA, from the coding sequence ATGATGCGAATTCGCTTGATACGCTTTTTTCATACAAAGATAATAAAACTCGATGAAGGAAAAATCTACTTCGCACTATTGCCTCAATGCCTATGCGGCAGGCAAGCAAGGCTTACTGGCTTTTCAAGCTACGCCAGCGCCTTAAATGGCTGGACTCAGGATGCGCTGTACGGAGACACGCGCGCTTGCGTCGGCGTAGCAGAGATTTATTTGCGCGGTTTAGGAGTTAAAAGTAATCCCAAGCAAGCGGCAGAATGGTATCGCAAAGCGGCGACCTTGGGCGATGCCTCGGCTCAATACCAACTAGCTAGTATGTATCAGCAAGGCCAGGGCGTGAGCCCAAACGACGAAATGGCGGTGGAGTGGTATCTAAAAGCCGCCGAGCAAGGCCTGCCCGGTGCGCAGTATCAACTAGGCTTACATTATTACGATGGTTTTGGCGTCACACAAAGCTATCTGAAAGCCGCAGAATGGTTGAACAAGGCGGCACAGCAAGGCGACCCCAAGGCACAATACCGCGCTGGCATTTTGTATAAAAATGCACAAGGCGGGCCGCAAGACCTGAAGCAAGCCAAAGACCTATTTCTGCTCGCCGCAAATCAGGGCGATACCGATGCGCAACTAGAATTGGCCCGTTTATACGCCAGCAATAAAGGGCAAACAGCCGACTGCGAGCCAGCGCTGGGATGGTACCGAAAAGCCGCACAGCACTGCAACATCAACGCGCAATATGAATTGGCGATTTTGTATAAGAGCGGCACATGCGCCAGCAAAGACTTGCCACGCGCTCTAATATGGTTACAACGCGCAGCCGATCAGGGCCACGCACGGGCACAATACAGCTTAAGCGGTATGTACCAACATGGCCTGGGAGTAAAAACAGACCAGGTAACAGCACTCAAGTGGGCCTTACTCGCGCATAAAAACGGTGCTACAAAGCCAGATGCGACACTCGTCTCAAATAAAAAAATTAGCGCCAAAGAACATAAAAAATTAAAAAAAGAAATCGAACTATGGCAGCCTAAAAAATCAAAATGTGCGCGCGCTTAA
- a CDS encoding acyl-CoA thioesterase, with translation MSQAAPLRSDYPHFQPITTRWHDNDIYGHVNNVVYYSYFDSAVNAYLIAVGGLDIHHGEVVGFVVSSSCDYFSAIAFPETIEVGMRVAKLGNSSVNYELAIFKAGEQNACAAGRFVHVFVWIKVRRR, from the coding sequence ATGAGCCAGGCAGCACCACTACGCAGTGATTATCCGCACTTTCAGCCTATCACTACACGCTGGCATGACAATGATATCTACGGTCACGTCAATAACGTCGTGTATTACAGTTACTTCGATAGCGCGGTCAATGCCTACCTGATCGCAGTTGGTGGCTTAGACATCCATCACGGTGAGGTGGTGGGTTTCGTGGTGAGCTCCAGTTGTGATTATTTTTCCGCCATCGCGTTTCCCGAAACCATAGAGGTGGGGATGCGGGTCGCTAAACTGGGCAATAGCTCAGTGAACTATGAGTTGGCAATCTTCAAGGCGGGTGAGCAGAACGCTTGTGCCGCCGGGCGCTTTGTTCACGTATTCGTCTGGATAAAAGTGCGACGACGATAA
- a CDS encoding ABC transporter substrate-binding protein: MALLGYRSTPTVQAVLPLLEKNKIPLVAPFSGSQSLYKPMHPYVFNLRASYQEEAAKMVESVALMQIKNIAILYQDDAFGKDGLAGFEQHLGARNLKAAVIAKYDRKDLNVDAAVATILAANPAAVLMACTPSACADFIKKVKTAGRLPQFMMLSNVNSEEFFTSLGKLGRGVGVIQVMPAPRNIGVPVVREFQHALKAASNPPPVTSAVLEGFIAAKLLTEGIRRSGANLSSQRLVSALESMSDYDLGGITLQYGSTQHNGSNFVELSIIDQNGKMMR, translated from the coding sequence GTGGCGCTGCTCGGCTACCGCAGTACGCCTACGGTGCAGGCGGTATTGCCTTTGCTGGAAAAAAATAAAATCCCTTTGGTCGCACCGTTTTCCGGTTCGCAATCGCTGTATAAACCCATGCATCCGTATGTCTTCAACCTGCGCGCCAGCTATCAGGAAGAAGCCGCCAAGATGGTCGAATCGGTGGCGCTAATGCAGATCAAAAACATCGCCATCTTGTATCAGGATGATGCCTTCGGTAAGGATGGCCTGGCCGGCTTTGAACAGCATCTGGGCGCGCGCAATCTCAAGGCGGCCGTGATTGCCAAATATGACCGCAAGGATCTCAATGTCGATGCCGCCGTGGCGACTATTCTGGCGGCCAACCCGGCTGCCGTATTGATGGCATGTACACCAAGCGCTTGCGCCGATTTCATCAAGAAGGTTAAGACGGCCGGCCGTTTGCCACAATTCATGATGCTCTCCAACGTCAATTCGGAGGAGTTTTTTACTTCGCTGGGCAAGTTGGGGCGCGGCGTCGGTGTGATACAGGTGATGCCGGCACCACGCAATATCGGCGTGCCGGTGGTGCGTGAATTCCAGCATGCATTGAAGGCGGCCAGTAATCCTCCGCCAGTGACTTCCGCGGTACTTGAAGGCTTTATTGCCGCCAAATTGTTAACGGAAGGAATACGCCGTAGCGGAGCCAATCTTAGTTCGCAAAGACTGGTCAGCGCACTCGAATCGATGAGCGATTACGATCTGGGCGGCATTACCTTGCAGTATGGCAGCACGCAGCATAATGGTTCCAATTTTGTAGAGCTGAGCATCATAGACCAGAACGGCAAGATGATGCGCTAG
- a CDS encoding M48 family metalloprotease, whose protein sequence is MLEHIARKLDIEAPIEIHLIGAASAFISSKRNWYGRVQSLQVGVGLPLLSSLSNIELGSVMAHEFGHFVAGDLSLGPWVYRTRKSLTTTVNNLDDSLFFLDIIFRLYGLWVLRLSSGVSRAQEFSADAFAVQCFGVKATRAALEKIHLIEPMWSAYLDHELCPAITRGSRLPVFEGFRRFCKPGVKRTEVQAAISHAEVRPTAEFDSHPSLADRVAAMAPGATPSYPPLSECLQLVGGELAAENAWYTMFEHDELIISDWDSYGTQILQKQIELRFADSWMAPKQLEFSELVVMAQQVDKLWDKLRPQDVSFLSPLGKRNHVLEILEEWITANLCHRGFTPVVKPGQALTLIRDQQTVQPAELLKAALNGKLKSAMLAQYDLQAAA, encoded by the coding sequence ATGCTAGAACACATCGCCCGCAAACTCGATATCGAGGCGCCGATAGAGATACACCTGATCGGTGCCGCCAGTGCTTTTATCAGCAGCAAGCGTAACTGGTATGGCCGGGTGCAAAGCCTGCAAGTGGGGGTAGGCCTGCCGCTGCTGAGCAGTCTCTCAAATATAGAATTAGGCTCGGTCATGGCGCATGAATTCGGTCATTTTGTCGCCGGCGATCTGTCGCTGGGGCCGTGGGTCTACCGTACCCGGAAATCACTCACCACCACCGTCAACAATCTGGATGACTCGCTGTTTTTTCTCGATATCATCTTTCGCTTGTACGGCTTGTGGGTATTGCGCCTGTCCAGCGGTGTGTCGCGCGCCCAGGAATTTTCCGCAGACGCATTTGCGGTGCAATGCTTTGGCGTCAAGGCGACCCGTGCGGCGCTGGAAAAAATTCACCTGATAGAGCCGATGTGGTCAGCTTATCTTGATCACGAATTATGTCCGGCCATTACGCGCGGCTCACGCCTGCCGGTGTTTGAAGGCTTCCGGCGTTTCTGCAAACCCGGCGTCAAACGCACTGAAGTGCAAGCGGCGATCAGCCATGCCGAAGTGCGCCCCACCGCTGAGTTTGACAGTCATCCCTCACTGGCAGACCGGGTCGCCGCGATGGCGCCAGGTGCCACCCCGAGCTATCCGCCATTATCGGAATGCCTGCAATTAGTCGGGGGTGAACTGGCGGCCGAAAACGCCTGGTACACCATGTTCGAACACGATGAACTGATCATTAGCGACTGGGATAGCTATGGCACCCAGATACTGCAAAAGCAGATAGAACTGCGCTTCGCCGACAGTTGGATGGCACCGAAGCAACTGGAATTTAGCGAACTGGTCGTAATGGCACAGCAAGTCGATAAGCTATGGGACAAACTGCGTCCACAGGACGTGAGTTTTCTATCGCCGCTAGGCAAGCGCAATCACGTACTGGAAATCCTGGAAGAATGGATCACCGCTAATTTATGCCACCGCGGTTTCACTCCCGTAGTCAAGCCCGGCCAAGCCCTGACCCTGATACGCGACCAACAAACGGTGCAACCTGCAGAGCTACTAAAAGCGGCACTCAACGGCAAACTAAAATCAGCGATGCTGGCGCAATATGACCTGCAAGCGGCAGCATGA
- a CDS encoding phage holin family protein — MPLLATWLINALALLALPYLMHSVKIDNFGTALLVAVVLGFVNAILRPILLLLTLPVTLLSMGLFIFVINGLMFWMVANLIDGFHVAGFWSAVGGALLYSVISWTLTTLLLQK, encoded by the coding sequence ATGCCGCTGTTAGCAACCTGGCTGATCAATGCGCTGGCCTTGCTGGCTTTGCCGTACCTGATGCATTCCGTAAAAATTGATAACTTTGGTACCGCTTTGCTGGTGGCTGTGGTACTCGGTTTTGTCAATGCGATCTTGCGTCCTATCTTGCTGTTGCTGACCTTGCCGGTAACTTTGCTGAGCATGGGGCTGTTTATTTTTGTCATCAACGGTCTGATGTTCTGGATGGTGGCCAATCTGATAGACGGATTTCATGTCGCCGGGTTCTGGTCTGCCGTCGGCGGTGCGCTGCTGTATAGCGTGATCTCCTGGACTCTCACTACTTTACTCCTGCAAAAATAA
- a CDS encoding adenosylhomocysteinase, with protein sequence MTTQATTQDATQDFLVADLSLADWGRKEISIAETEMPGLMAIREEFAATQPLRGARITGSLHMTIQTAVLIETLKALGAQVRWASCNIYSTQDHAAAAIADGGTPVFAFKGENLDEYWDFTHRIFEWKDGGYSNMILDDGGDATLLLHLGARAEKDISVLANPGSEEEICLFNAIKSHLKTEPDWYSKRLPHILGVTEETTTGVHRLYQMHKEGKLAFPAINVNDSVTKSKFDNLYGCRESLVDGIKRATDVMIAGKVAVIAGYGDVGKGCAQAMRALSAQVWVTEIDPICALQAAMEGYRVVTMEYASEFGDIFVTTTGNYHVISHDHMLKMKNNAIVCNIGHFDNEIDVASIKKYQWDNIKPQVDHVIFPELNGQPSKRIILLAEGRLVNLGCGTGHPSYVMSSSFANQTIAQIELFVNTKQYPVGVYTLPKHLDEKVARLQLKTLNAQLSVLTDEQANYIGVAKSGPYKPEHYRY encoded by the coding sequence ATGACTACTCAAGCTACTACCCAAGACGCGACTCAAGACTTTTTAGTTGCAGATCTCAGCCTGGCCGATTGGGGCCGTAAAGAAATCAGTATTGCCGAAACCGAAATGCCGGGCCTGATGGCAATCCGTGAAGAGTTCGCGGCAACCCAGCCTTTGCGCGGCGCCCGTATTACAGGCTCCCTGCACATGACGATACAGACTGCGGTGCTGATCGAAACCCTGAAAGCGCTGGGCGCACAAGTGCGTTGGGCTTCCTGCAATATCTACTCGACACAAGATCACGCAGCGGCGGCCATTGCCGACGGCGGCACGCCTGTGTTCGCGTTTAAGGGCGAAAACCTGGACGAGTACTGGGATTTCACACACCGTATTTTCGAATGGAAAGACGGCGGTTACTCCAACATGATTCTCGATGACGGTGGCGATGCGACTTTGCTGCTGCATCTGGGTGCGCGTGCCGAGAAAGATATTTCGGTATTGGCCAATCCTGGTTCAGAAGAAGAAATTTGCCTGTTCAATGCCATCAAGTCACACTTGAAAACCGAACCGGACTGGTATTCCAAACGTCTGCCGCATATCCTGGGCGTGACTGAAGAAACGACTACCGGCGTGCACCGTTTGTATCAGATGCACAAAGAAGGCAAACTCGCGTTCCCGGCAATTAATGTCAATGACTCCGTCACCAAATCCAAGTTCGATAACCTGTATGGTTGCCGCGAGTCTCTGGTCGATGGTATCAAGCGCGCTACTGACGTCATGATCGCCGGTAAAGTTGCCGTGATCGCCGGTTACGGTGACGTCGGCAAGGGTTGCGCCCAAGCGATGCGTGCCCTGTCAGCGCAAGTGTGGGTGACTGAAATCGATCCTATCTGCGCACTGCAGGCAGCGATGGAAGGTTACCGTGTCGTGACGATGGAATACGCGTCTGAATTCGGCGATATTTTTGTGACTACCACCGGTAACTACCACGTCATCAGCCATGATCACATGCTGAAGATGAAAAACAATGCGATCGTCTGCAACATCGGTCACTTTGACAATGAAATCGACGTCGCCTCGATCAAGAAATACCAGTGGGATAACATCAAGCCACAAGTCGATCACGTGATTTTCCCCGAATTAAATGGTCAACCTAGCAAGCGCATCATCCTGTTGGCAGAAGGCCGTCTGGTCAATCTCGGTTGCGGTACCGGTCACCCTTCGTATGTGATGAGTTCCTCATTCGCTAATCAGACCATTGCCCAGATCGAGTTGTTCGTCAACACCAAGCAATATCCGGTCGGCGTCTACACTCTGCCTAAGCACCTCGATGAAAAAGTAGCGCGCCTGCAATTGAAGACTCTCAATGCGCAATTGAGCGTACTGACTGACGAGCAAGCGAACTATATCGGTGTTGCTAAATCCGGCCCTTACAAGCCAGAACACTACCGTTATTAA
- a CDS encoding adenine phosphoribosyltransferase: MLNPSDYIKEHIRTVENWPQQGIMFRDITPLLQNPKVFRVLIDMFVHRYMDAKLDMIAGLDARGFIIGSVVAYELNLGFVPIRKKGKLPFTTVSEEYELEYGSATVELHTDACKAGDRVVLIDDLIATGGTMMAGRKLLERLGATVVEGAVIVDLPELGGSELIKASGLPLYTVCNFDGH; the protein is encoded by the coding sequence ATGTTGAATCCATCCGACTATATTAAAGAACATATCCGCACTGTGGAAAACTGGCCGCAGCAGGGAATCATGTTCCGTGACATCACCCCTTTATTGCAAAACCCTAAAGTATTCCGGGTGCTGATCGACATGTTCGTGCATCGCTATATGGATGCCAAGCTCGATATGATCGCCGGTCTGGATGCGCGTGGCTTCATCATCGGTTCGGTGGTTGCCTATGAACTGAATCTGGGTTTTGTGCCTATCCGTAAAAAAGGCAAGTTGCCGTTCACCACGGTTTCGGAAGAATATGAACTTGAGTACGGTAGCGCCACCGTCGAACTGCATACCGATGCCTGTAAAGCCGGCGACCGGGTAGTCCTGATTGATGATCTGATCGCTACCGGCGGCACCATGATGGCCGGCAGAAAATTGCTTGAGCGCTTAGGTGCCACCGTGGTTGAAGGTGCCGTGATTGTCGATTTGCCGGAGTTGGGCGGATCTGAGCTGATCAAGGCTAGCGGCCTGCCTTTGTACACGGTGTGCAATTTCGACGGACATTGA
- a CDS encoding potassium transporter, with translation MNALDTTLLLLSAAVLGVVAFRMLQLPPMLGYLVVGILIGPHGFGLAQESSATHELAEFGVVFLMFSIGLEFSLAKLMSMRRAVFGLGMAQVIVTIAMAMVCGLAAAQWLPGHFNIGWEAAFALGGALAMSSTAIVSKMLTERMELESPHGRQIISVLLFQDLAVVPLLIMVPALASHSGDLAETLAWAGGKAALVLFLLLFLGQKLMRGWFRIVVKRRSQELFMLNLLLITLGAAWLTERAGLSLALGAFVAGMLISETEYKHQVEEDIKSFRDVLLGLFFITIGMLLNLRLVIEHGWLVLLLLIAPVMLKFGLIAALARVFGNSTSVSLRTGLGLAQAGEFGFVLLNQAGGLKLLDPLLLQLILASMVLSMLISPFILAKSDAIVMKLSANEWMTQSLALTQIAARTMNVKKHVIIAGFGRSGQSLARLLSEEFIEYQALDLDPDRIREAQIAGANVSYGDAARRESLLAVGINRAAALVVTYTNTNSALKILHLVHELNPSLPVIVRSHDDTDLNKLRAAGATEVVPELMEGSLMLASHALVLLGVPLRRVVHRVQTARDERYESLRGFFHGASDMVDGPENLQLRLHTVVLNARAKSLGKSLADLNLAELEVDVTAVRRGKNRLSPEQSLILQEADVVVLRGTAESVARAEQRLLK, from the coding sequence ATGAATGCACTAGACACTACTCTACTACTCTTAAGCGCCGCCGTCCTCGGGGTCGTGGCTTTCCGTATGTTGCAATTGCCGCCTATGCTAGGTTATCTGGTGGTGGGGATTTTGATCGGGCCGCATGGATTCGGCCTGGCTCAGGAAAGCTCTGCGACCCATGAATTGGCTGAGTTTGGCGTGGTTTTTCTGATGTTCTCTATCGGGTTGGAATTTTCGCTAGCCAAACTGATGTCGATGCGACGTGCCGTATTTGGGCTGGGGATGGCACAGGTGATCGTCACTATCGCCATGGCCATGGTGTGCGGCCTGGCGGCGGCGCAATGGTTGCCGGGGCATTTCAATATAGGCTGGGAAGCGGCCTTTGCCTTGGGTGGTGCGCTGGCGATGTCGTCTACCGCGATAGTTTCGAAGATGCTGACTGAAAGAATGGAGCTGGAAAGCCCGCACGGACGTCAGATTATCAGCGTGCTGTTGTTTCAGGATCTGGCGGTTGTTCCTTTATTGATTATGGTGCCGGCGCTGGCTTCGCATTCGGGTGATCTGGCTGAGACTCTGGCCTGGGCTGGCGGCAAGGCCGCCCTGGTGTTATTTTTGCTCCTGTTTCTTGGGCAAAAATTAATGCGTGGCTGGTTCCGCATCGTGGTCAAGCGCCGCTCGCAAGAATTGTTCATGTTAAACCTGTTGCTGATCACCTTGGGAGCCGCCTGGCTAACCGAGCGCGCCGGCTTGTCGCTGGCGCTGGGGGCCTTCGTGGCGGGTATGCTGATTTCAGAAACCGAATACAAACATCAGGTGGAAGAGGATATCAAGTCTTTCCGCGATGTTTTGCTGGGTCTGTTTTTCATCACGATAGGGATGCTGCTTAATCTGCGCCTGGTGATCGAGCATGGCTGGTTGGTGTTGCTATTGCTGATCGCGCCGGTAATGCTGAAGTTTGGCCTGATTGCCGCATTGGCCAGGGTGTTCGGTAATTCCACCAGTGTTTCCTTGCGCACTGGTCTGGGTTTGGCGCAGGCGGGGGAGTTCGGGTTCGTCTTGCTCAATCAGGCCGGTGGACTGAAATTGCTTGATCCCTTGCTGTTGCAATTGATACTTGCCTCTATGGTGTTGTCTATGCTGATTTCGCCATTTATCCTGGCCAAGTCAGATGCGATCGTCATGAAATTGTCGGCCAATGAATGGATGACACAATCCTTGGCATTGACGCAAATTGCGGCGCGTACCATGAACGTCAAAAAACACGTGATCATTGCAGGCTTCGGCCGTAGCGGCCAAAGCCTGGCGCGCTTACTGTCGGAGGAATTCATTGAGTATCAGGCGCTCGATCTCGACCCGGACCGGATACGCGAGGCGCAAATCGCAGGTGCTAATGTGTCGTATGGTGATGCGGCACGGCGCGAAAGCTTGCTGGCGGTCGGTATCAATCGCGCCGCTGCCCTGGTGGTGACGTATACCAATACCAACTCGGCCCTGAAAATACTGCATCTGGTGCATGAGCTTAATCCTAGCTTGCCAGTGATTGTGCGCAGTCACGACGATACCGATCTCAATAAGTTGCGAGCTGCCGGTGCCACTGAAGTGGTGCCTGAGTTAATGGAGGGCAGTCTGATGCTCGCTTCGCACGCGCTGGTCTTGCTAGGCGTGCCTTTACGTCGCGTGGTGCATAGGGTGCAAACTGCCAGGGATGAACGTTATGAATCCTTACGCGGCTTTTTTCATGGTGCCAGCGATATGGTCGATGGCCCGGAGAACCTGCAGTTGCGCTTGCATACCGTCGTGCTCAATGCCCGTGCCAAAAGCTTGGGCAAGAGTCTGGCAGACCTGAATCTGGCTGAGCTTGAGGTTGACGTCACTGCGGTACGGCGCGGCAAGAACCGTCTGTCACCGGAGCAAAGCCTGATTTTGCAAGAAGCGGATGTAGTGGTGCTGCGCGGCACTGCGGAAAGCGTCGCTAGGGCGGAGCAGCGGCTGTTAAAATAG
- a CDS encoding KpsF/GutQ family sugar-phosphate isomerase, whose product MSTHHDTSSALDAAGNANAANHALQLACETLQIEADAILALQQRLSGDDAAAFTQAISLLLHCDGRVVVSGIGKSGHIARKIAATFASTGTPSFFVHPAEAAHGDLGMVTRQDVFIAISYSGEASELMSILPTIKRLGVKLIAMTGKPESSLAKLADVHLNVHVDKEACPLNLAPTASTTVTLALGDALAVAVLDARGFREEDFARSHPGGTLGRRLLTHVRDIMRSGDAIPRVAPETKLTAALLEITQKGMAMTAVIDAEQRIIGVFTDGDLRRLMEKTQDFSQVCIADVMRKNPRSIRPEQLAVEAVEIMETHRINQLLVADDNGKLVGALHIHDLTRAKVI is encoded by the coding sequence ATGAGTACACATCACGACACCTCTTCCGCACTTGACGCCGCTGGCAACGCCAACGCTGCCAATCACGCCTTGCAACTGGCCTGCGAAACACTGCAGATCGAAGCAGATGCAATACTGGCTCTTCAACAACGACTGAGCGGGGACGATGCTGCCGCCTTTACCCAAGCCATTTCATTGCTGCTGCATTGCGACGGTCGCGTAGTGGTTTCGGGCATAGGCAAATCCGGTCATATAGCACGCAAAATTGCCGCGACCTTTGCCTCTACCGGCACACCATCCTTTTTTGTTCACCCGGCCGAAGCGGCGCATGGCGACCTCGGCATGGTGACGCGTCAGGATGTATTTATCGCGATCTCGTATTCCGGCGAAGCCTCGGAATTGATGTCAATACTGCCGACCATCAAACGTCTGGGAGTCAAACTGATTGCCATGACAGGCAAGCCTGAATCTAGCCTGGCAAAACTGGCGGATGTACATTTGAACGTACACGTAGACAAAGAAGCCTGCCCTCTCAATCTGGCACCTACCGCCAGCACCACGGTGACACTGGCACTGGGCGATGCCTTGGCAGTCGCCGTGCTCGATGCACGCGGCTTTCGCGAAGAAGACTTTGCCCGCTCACATCCGGGCGGTACCCTAGGCCGACGTCTGCTGACCCACGTGCGCGACATCATGCGCAGCGGCGATGCGATTCCGCGGGTTGCGCCCGAAACCAAATTGACTGCAGCCTTGCTTGAAATCACCCAAAAAGGCATGGCGATGACCGCCGTCATTGATGCAGAACAGCGCATCATAGGCGTGTTTACCGATGGAGACCTGCGCCGTCTGATGGAAAAAACCCAAGATTTCTCCCAAGTCTGCATCGCCGACGTAATGCGCAAGAACCCGCGCAGCATACGCCCGGAACAACTTGCGGTTGAGGCCGTCGAAATTATGGAAACCCATCGCATCAACCAGTTACTGGTAGCCGATGACAACGGTAAGTTGGTCGGTGCCCTGCACATTCACGACCTCACTCGCGCCAAGGTGATTTGA
- a CDS encoding HAD hydrolase family protein yields the protein MTLAALKKAAQVKLMIFDVDGILTDGCLHFGPEGEMMKTFNVLDGQGIKLLQQAGIITAIISARQSATVAKRAKDLGITHLMQGIHDKKSAFLELSAILAIAPEHCGFIGDDVIDLPVLSRVGFSASVPNGHAEVRSRVHYVTVARGGNGAAREVCDFILQAQGKYDQVLATFLT from the coding sequence ATGACGCTCGCCGCACTAAAAAAAGCCGCTCAGGTAAAACTGATGATCTTTGATGTCGACGGCATACTTACCGACGGTTGCCTGCACTTTGGCCCCGAAGGCGAAATGATGAAAACCTTTAATGTGCTGGACGGTCAGGGCATCAAACTATTGCAACAGGCCGGCATCATTACTGCCATCATCAGCGCACGTCAATCTGCCACCGTAGCAAAACGAGCCAAAGACTTGGGCATCACCCATCTGATGCAGGGTATCCACGATAAAAAATCTGCGTTCCTTGAATTGAGTGCGATTCTTGCCATCGCACCCGAGCATTGCGGATTTATCGGTGACGATGTGATTGATTTGCCGGTATTGTCGCGCGTCGGCTTTTCCGCCAGCGTCCCCAATGGCCATGCGGAAGTCCGGTCGCGCGTTCATTACGTCACCGTGGCCAGAGGCGGCAATGGTGCAGCGCGCGAAGTGTGCGACTTCATCCTGCAGGCACAAGGTAAATACGATCAGGTTCTGGCCACTTTCCTCACATGA
- the lptC gene encoding LPS export ABC transporter periplasmic protein LptC: MKYHLTADRFRIWFAIALLAVVVLASFWLLETMRRNGDDLNSRSSIRSNPDYYVEKFNFIRLPNNGQANYYITGNRMTHYPRSDDIEIEQPRINSFATDKAPFNIRAMRAVIEQQSTLTSPKREHDQIHLLGEVQVDRPNTATSSFMQLKSDYLLVLPDQDIMKTDMPVILTTNTSEIHAIGMTANNSTQQLQLLSKVRARFIRPGTAPKPNS; the protein is encoded by the coding sequence ATGAAATATCACCTGACCGCCGACCGCTTCCGTATCTGGTTCGCCATTGCCTTGCTGGCAGTGGTGGTGCTTGCTAGCTTCTGGCTGCTTGAAACCATGCGGCGTAACGGTGACGATCTCAATTCGCGCTCCAGCATCCGTAGCAACCCCGACTATTACGTAGAAAAATTTAACTTTATACGTTTACCAAATAACGGTCAGGCCAATTACTACATTACCGGTAATCGTATGACGCACTATCCGCGCAGCGACGACATAGAAATTGAACAGCCGCGCATCAATAGTTTCGCCACCGACAAAGCTCCCTTTAATATCCGTGCGATGCGTGCAGTGATCGAACAGCAATCGACACTTACCTCGCCTAAACGGGAGCACGATCAGATTCATTTGCTCGGCGAGGTACAAGTTGACAGACCAAACACGGCGACCTCCAGCTTCATGCAGTTGAAATCGGATTACCTGCTGGTCTTACCGGATCAGGACATAATGAAAACCGATATGCCGGTGATACTCACTACTAACACCTCGGAAATTCACGCAATCGGCATGACTGCGAACAATAGCACGCAGCAATTACAACTACTGAGTAAAGTACGCGCCCGTTTCATCCGACCCGGGACTGCGCCAAAACCCAATTCATAA
- the lptA gene encoding lipopolysaccharide transport periplasmic protein LptA — protein MTALTYARYLTISLCCLLPLASAHAEKADSLKETNIEAELSSSDGKKNITTLTGDVVLTRGTLIVKADRAVITQTPDEHLNVVLFSNPGKQNFFRQKRDGGDDLWVEGAADRIEYDDKTELVKFISKARVKYLEGKKVTQEQEGEFLSYDSLNDVFLATNTTTGNRVPGAGRVKLTLQPKPVKAAPPVAAPAARPATPPVTPASTETNPVK, from the coding sequence ATGACTGCATTGACGTATGCGCGGTATCTGACAATTTCGCTATGCTGTCTGCTGCCTCTGGCATCGGCTCATGCGGAAAAAGCCGATAGCCTGAAAGAAACCAATATTGAAGCCGAACTGTCCAGTTCGGACGGCAAGAAAAATATCACTACACTAACCGGTGATGTGGTCCTGACACGCGGTACCCTGATCGTCAAAGCCGATCGCGCCGTCATCACCCAGACCCCGGACGAACACCTGAATGTCGTGCTGTTTAGTAATCCGGGGAAACAAAATTTCTTCCGGCAAAAACGCGATGGTGGCGATGATTTATGGGTAGAGGGTGCGGCTGACCGGATTGAATACGATGATAAAACCGAACTGGTAAAATTTATTTCCAAGGCCAGAGTGAAGTACCTGGAAGGTAAAAAAGTGACGCAGGAACAAGAGGGGGAATTCCTTTCCTATGACAGCCTCAATGACGTGTTTCTCGCCACCAACACCACGACAGGAAATCGCGTGCCAGGCGCCGGCCGTGTCAAACTGACGCTGCAACCTAAGCCTGTCAAAGCCGCGCCGCCGGTTGCAGCACCTGCGGCACGCCCTGCTACGCCACCAGTTACCCCAGCCAGTACAGAGACGAACCCGGTTAAATAA